One segment of Streptomyces sp. YIM 121038 DNA contains the following:
- a CDS encoding class I SAM-dependent methyltransferase translates to MTQRMPQHAPADGPRSGTADAAGPSDTAVYTHGHHESVLRSHTWRTAANSAAYLVGSLRAHMKVLDIGCGPGTITADLAALVPDGHVTGLDRAPEILDLARTTAAERGLANVEFTVGDVHALDYPDGSFDVVHAHQVLQHVGDPVRALREMRRVCAPGGIVAARDSDYAAMTWHPRTPGLDDWLDLYRRVARANGGEPDAGRLLKSWALAAGFTDVTAGAGTWCYSTPEERAWWSGLWADRTVASSYADRAVESGHADAERLSAVAEAWREWGRAPDGWFAVLHGEVLCRR, encoded by the coding sequence ATGACACAGCGCATGCCTCAGCACGCCCCGGCGGACGGGCCGCGCAGCGGCACGGCCGACGCCGCCGGCCCTTCCGACACGGCCGTCTACACACACGGCCACCACGAGTCGGTCCTGCGGTCCCACACCTGGCGCACCGCCGCCAACTCCGCCGCGTACCTCGTCGGTTCGCTCCGGGCGCACATGAAGGTGCTCGACATCGGCTGCGGGCCGGGAACCATCACCGCCGACCTCGCGGCGCTCGTCCCGGACGGGCACGTCACGGGCCTCGACCGGGCCCCGGAGATCCTGGACCTGGCGCGGACGACGGCGGCCGAACGGGGCCTGGCGAACGTGGAGTTCACCGTCGGGGACGTCCACGCCCTGGACTACCCGGACGGCTCCTTCGACGTCGTCCACGCCCATCAGGTGCTCCAGCACGTGGGCGACCCGGTGCGCGCGCTGCGCGAGATGCGCCGCGTCTGCGCGCCCGGCGGCATCGTCGCCGCCCGCGACAGCGACTACGCGGCCATGACGTGGCACCCGCGCACCCCCGGCCTGGACGACTGGCTCGACCTGTACCGGCGCGTGGCCCGCGCCAACGGCGGGGAGCCGGACGCGGGCCGCCTCCTCAAGTCCTGGGCCCTCGCGGCCGGTTTCACCGACGTCACCGCGGGGGCGGGCACCTGGTGCTACAGCACGCCCGAGGAGCGCGCCTGGTGGTCGGGGCTGTGGGCGGACCGGACGGTGGCGTCCTCGTACGCGGACCGCGCGGTCGAGAGCGGGCACGCCGACGCCGAGCGGCTCTCGGCCGTCGCCGAGGCCTGGCGGGAGTGGGGGCGCGCGCCGGACGGGTGGTTCGCGGTGCTGCACGGGGAGGTGCTCTGCCGCCGGTGA